In Halovulum dunhuangense, one genomic interval encodes:
- a CDS encoding COQ9 family protein gives MTETQETGIDPVEDTKARVLAAALPNVVFDGWTDRAIADAVRDCGVDPGLARLAFPRGGIDLALAFHWANDAALARRMAEADLGALRYSERVARAIEMRLELVAPHREAVRRAAALFALPIHAADGARAIWHTADTIWTALGDTSEDVNWYTKRATLSGVYSATVLYWLGDDSPDMEATRAFIDRRIGDVMQIEKVKARFREHPIGKAVMAGPGRILSHVRAPGQGADDLPGRWRR, from the coding sequence ATGACCGAAACACAGGAAACCGGGATCGATCCGGTCGAGGACACGAAGGCGCGCGTGCTCGCCGCGGCGCTTCCGAACGTGGTGTTCGACGGCTGGACGGACCGCGCCATAGCGGATGCGGTACGCGACTGCGGCGTGGATCCCGGCCTTGCGCGGCTGGCCTTTCCGCGCGGCGGCATAGACCTTGCGCTGGCCTTTCACTGGGCGAACGATGCGGCGCTTGCCCGGCGCATGGCCGAGGCGGACCTGGGCGCGCTGCGCTATTCCGAGCGGGTCGCCCGCGCGATCGAGATGCGGCTGGAACTGGTCGCGCCCCACCGCGAGGCGGTGCGGCGCGCGGCCGCCCTGTTCGCCCTGCCCATCCATGCCGCGGATGGCGCGCGGGCGATCTGGCACACGGCCGACACGATCTGGACTGCGTTGGGCGACACGTCGGAAGACGTGAACTGGTATACCAAGCGTGCCACCCTGTCGGGGGTCTATTCGGCGACGGTTCTCTACTGGCTGGGCGATGACAGCCCCGACATGGAGGCGACGCGCGCCTTCATCGACCGGCGCATCGGGGATGTCATGCAGATCGAAAAGGTGAAGGCCCGCTTCCGCGAGCACCCGATCGGCAAGGCGGTCATGGCCGGCCCGGGCCGGATCCTGAGCCATGTGCGCGCGCCGGGGCAGGGCGCCGACGACCTGCCGGGGCGCTGGCGGCGCTGA
- a CDS encoding branched-chain amino acid aminotransferase — translation MAIGKTIHTWFDGHWQEGNTPVMGAADHGTWQGTLVFDGARAFEGVMPDLDLHCARIVRSARAMGMDPVMQGPEIAALIAEGVQRFAPGAALYLRPMMWSTEASPALIDAEPGSTRMAICIEDLPLPDFAGLSLTVSPFRRPRQDTALTEAKAACLYPNNARIVRDARARGFHNALSLDLDGHVAETASTNVFMVRDGVVLTPVPNGTFLAGITRARVIGLLRDAGLVVEETSLTVGDFHAAEEIFLTGNASKVMPVTRFEDRDLPIGPVARKARALYWDFAHSSRIAAE, via the coding sequence ATGGCAATTGGCAAGACGATACACACCTGGTTCGACGGACACTGGCAGGAGGGGAACACCCCCGTCATGGGCGCCGCCGATCACGGCACCTGGCAGGGTACGCTGGTCTTCGACGGCGCCCGCGCCTTCGAGGGCGTGATGCCCGATCTGGACCTGCATTGCGCCCGCATCGTCCGCTCTGCCCGGGCGATGGGGATGGACCCGGTAATGCAGGGCCCCGAGATCGCTGCCCTGATAGCCGAGGGCGTGCAGCGCTTCGCGCCCGGCGCGGCCCTTTATCTGCGCCCGATGATGTGGTCCACCGAAGCCTCGCCCGCGCTGATCGACGCAGAGCCCGGCTCCACCCGCATGGCCATCTGCATCGAGGATCTGCCGCTTCCCGATTTCGCCGGCCTGTCGCTGACAGTGTCGCCCTTCCGCCGCCCGCGGCAGGACACCGCCCTCACCGAGGCCAAGGCCGCCTGTCTTTATCCCAACAACGCGCGGATCGTGCGCGACGCCCGCGCGCGCGGCTTTCACAATGCGCTGTCGCTGGATCTGGACGGGCATGTCGCGGAAACCGCCTCGACCAACGTGTTCATGGTCCGCGATGGCGTCGTCCTCACGCCGGTGCCGAACGGAACCTTCCTTGCGGGCATCACGCGGGCGCGTGTCATCGGCCTGCTGCGCGACGCGGGGCTGGTCGTGGAAGAGACATCCCTGACGGTCGGGGATTTCCACGCCGCCGAGGAGATCTTCCTGACCGGCAACGCCAGCAAGGTCATGCCGGTGACCCGTTTCGAGGATCGC
- the rpsU gene encoding 30S ribosomal protein S21, translating into MQVQVRDNNVDQALRALKKKLQREGVFREMKLRQHFEKPSVKKAREKAEAVRRARKLARKKAQREGLL; encoded by the coding sequence GTGCAGGTCCAGGTTCGCGACAACAATGTCGATCAGGCGCTTCGTGCCCTGAAGAAGAAATTGCAGCGCGAGGGTGTGTTCCGCGAGATGAAGCTTCGGCAGCATTTCGAGAAGCCCTCCGTCAAGAAAGCCCGCGAGAAAGCCGAAGCGGTCCGCCGCGCACGCAAACTCGCGCGCAAGAAGGCGCAGCGCGAAGGTCTTCTCTAA